A genomic window from Agrobacterium larrymoorei includes:
- a CDS encoding zinc-finger domain-containing protein, with translation MAGHTIPHFQNDGGHRMIEIGVKEFMCTGASVPFDHPHIFIDMGDENEKVCSYCSTLYRYNPSLKATQTNPPGCVFHVKAA, from the coding sequence ATGGCCGGCCATACAATTCCTCACTTCCAGAACGACGGCGGACACCGCATGATCGAGATCGGCGTCAAGGAATTCATGTGCACGGGAGCGTCCGTTCCTTTCGATCACCCGCATATCTTCATCGATATGGGCGACGAGAACGAGAAGGTTTGCTCCTACTGTTCCACGCTCTATCGCTACAATCCGTCGCTGAAGGCCACGCAGACCAATCCTCCCGGCTGCGTCTTCCACGTGAAGGCAGCGTAA
- a CDS encoding cystathionine beta-lyase, producing the protein MKDKNEILGTSGVNTRLAHFGNDPSDFFGFVNPPIVRGSTVLFPNAATLMSGNQPYTYGTHGTPTTDALCKMIDELEGSAGTILLSSGLAAVTVPFLAYLSAGDHALIVDSVYFPTRRFCNTMLKQYGVEVEYYDPAIGADIEALIRPNTRLVHLEAPGSNTFEMQDVKLISSIAHRHDCVVTMDNTWATPLYFRPLDHGVDVSIHAATKYPAGHSDVLMGFVSANEKHWKKLRDANTNLGMCVTSDEAYQVLRGMRTMGIRLEHHQKSALEIAQWLETRDDVARVLHPALPSFPTHDIWKRDFKGSSGVFSFVLKAHENQFTEKAHAFLDALSIFGLGFSWGGYESLAIPVNLADRTLAAGPTEGPVIRLQIGLEDVKDIKRDLEAGFAAAAAV; encoded by the coding sequence ATGAAAGACAAGAACGAGATCCTCGGTACCTCGGGTGTAAACACGCGCCTTGCCCATTTCGGAAACGACCCGAGCGACTTTTTCGGCTTCGTCAATCCTCCGATCGTCCGCGGCTCGACCGTTCTTTTTCCGAATGCTGCGACTTTGATGTCGGGCAACCAGCCATACACCTACGGCACCCATGGGACACCCACGACTGACGCGCTTTGCAAAATGATCGACGAACTGGAAGGATCGGCTGGCACCATTCTTCTGTCGTCCGGCCTTGCCGCCGTGACCGTTCCGTTTCTCGCCTATCTCTCCGCCGGCGACCACGCGCTGATCGTCGATTCGGTGTATTTCCCAACCCGCCGCTTCTGCAATACGATGCTGAAGCAATATGGCGTCGAGGTCGAATATTATGATCCCGCGATCGGTGCCGATATCGAGGCACTGATCCGTCCCAATACGCGCCTTGTGCATCTGGAAGCGCCCGGCTCGAACACGTTCGAGATGCAGGACGTGAAGCTGATCTCGTCTATCGCACACCGCCACGACTGCGTCGTTACCATGGACAATACCTGGGCGACGCCGCTTTATTTCCGCCCGCTCGATCATGGCGTGGACGTCTCCATCCATGCTGCCACGAAATATCCGGCAGGCCATTCCGATGTGCTGATGGGATTTGTCTCCGCCAACGAAAAACATTGGAAGAAGCTGCGCGACGCCAACACCAATCTCGGCATGTGCGTGACATCCGACGAGGCTTATCAGGTGCTGCGCGGCATGCGCACCATGGGCATCCGGCTGGAACACCATCAGAAAAGTGCGCTTGAGATCGCCCAATGGCTTGAGACGCGCGACGACGTCGCGCGCGTGTTGCACCCTGCCCTGCCGAGCTTTCCGACGCATGACATTTGGAAGCGTGATTTCAAAGGATCCAGCGGCGTCTTCTCGTTTGTCTTGAAGGCGCATGAGAACCAGTTCACCGAAAAGGCGCATGCCTTCCTCGATGCCTTGTCGATCTTCGGGCTTGGCTTCTCATGGGGCGGCTACGAATCGCTTGCGATCCCGGTCAATCTCGCCGACCGGACCTTGGCTGCTGGACCGACGGAAGGGCCGGTTATTCGGCTTCAGATCGGGCTTGAGGACGTCAAGGATATCAAGCGCGATCTGGAAGCGGGTTTCGCGGCAGCGGCGGCAGTCTAA
- a CDS encoding FAD-dependent monooxygenase: MPIKSVAIIGAGIAGLTAALSFARYGIASDIMEQAPELAEVGAGLQISPNAAHILSALDVLPLIEEKWLEPETVDLASGLSLKTLVSLPMKSVAKGRWHAPYGVLHRASLQQALLAKLRHNPLCRLHLGKRLETASRTEIARAIFTEPELVVGADGVWSSVRYAVPNSPVATFSRNVAWRFTLSGEDAPDFLDRTAVTAFLGPSAHVVAYPLGETGGFNIVAIAVGANPGDTWKAEAQSQQKAFLLQQFRRWHPAFGEALQRPTRPTFWPLFQVGAGRWHNGRDTVLIGDAAHAMMPFAAQGAAMAIEDAFELATFVSQGKTLVTSLPDFAAHRMPRIEKARKRAALNSFAYHASGPMRIGRDLLLSMRPPEKFLADFDWLYGYRARGL; this comes from the coding sequence ATGCCCATAAAATCCGTGGCGATTATCGGTGCCGGTATAGCTGGTCTCACCGCAGCCCTTTCTTTTGCCCGTTATGGCATTGCAAGTGACATCATGGAGCAGGCGCCTGAACTCGCAGAGGTCGGCGCAGGGCTGCAAATCTCGCCCAATGCCGCCCATATCCTTTCCGCCCTCGATGTCCTGCCGTTGATCGAGGAGAAATGGCTCGAGCCTGAGACAGTCGATCTGGCGTCGGGCCTTTCGCTCAAGACGCTCGTCTCCCTGCCGATGAAGAGCGTGGCGAAAGGCCGTTGGCATGCGCCTTATGGCGTGCTGCATCGGGCGAGCCTGCAACAGGCGCTTCTGGCGAAACTCAGACACAATCCCCTATGCCGCCTGCATCTGGGCAAACGGTTGGAGACTGCCAGCAGAACCGAGATTGCCCGCGCGATCTTCACGGAGCCGGAGTTGGTCGTGGGGGCCGATGGCGTTTGGTCAAGTGTGCGCTACGCCGTGCCGAACAGCCCGGTTGCAACCTTTTCACGCAATGTCGCCTGGCGATTTACCTTATCTGGAGAGGACGCGCCCGACTTTCTCGATCGCACGGCTGTTACAGCATTTCTTGGACCATCCGCGCATGTGGTGGCATATCCACTGGGGGAAACAGGTGGCTTCAACATCGTTGCGATTGCTGTCGGCGCAAATCCCGGAGATACGTGGAAGGCGGAAGCGCAAAGTCAGCAGAAGGCATTTCTGCTCCAGCAGTTTCGTCGTTGGCATCCAGCTTTTGGCGAAGCGCTGCAGCGTCCCACGCGGCCAACATTCTGGCCGTTGTTTCAGGTAGGGGCAGGGCGGTGGCACAATGGCCGCGACACGGTGCTGATCGGTGATGCGGCCCACGCGATGATGCCTTTTGCTGCCCAGGGGGCGGCCATGGCAATTGAGGATGCTTTCGAGCTTGCAACCTTCGTTTCGCAAGGAAAGACGCTCGTCACGTCATTGCCGGATTTTGCAGCGCATCGCATGCCTCGCATTGAAAAGGCCCGCAAACGGGCCGCGCTCAATAGCTTCGCCTATCACGCTTCGGGCCCCATGCGCATAGGGCGTGATCTTCTTCTGTCGATGCGTCCGCCGGAAAAATTCCTGGCGGACTTCGACTGGCTTTATGGCTACAGGGCGAGAGGGCTTTAG
- a CDS encoding alpha/beta fold hydrolase has translation MNLNLPQFSSFQRDGLELAYFDDGDPSGAPVLLIHGFASSAAVNWVHPGWVKTLGDAGYRVIALDNRGHGASDKPHDPDAYYPAVMAEDAVGLLNHLGIPEAHVMGYSMGARISAFVAMAHPDRVRSLVFGGLGIGMVDGVGDWDPIADALRAPSLDIVTHERGRMFRAFAEQTKSDRVALAACIETSRVLVTREEAAKIDAPTLVAVGTKDDIAGSGQELADLMPHARAIDIPNRDHMLAVGDRVFKAAVLEFYSEVDKSA, from the coding sequence ATGAATCTCAACCTACCGCAATTTTCATCGTTCCAGCGCGATGGACTGGAACTGGCCTATTTCGACGACGGCGACCCGTCCGGAGCACCGGTTCTCCTGATCCACGGATTTGCGTCGAGTGCGGCAGTGAACTGGGTTCATCCTGGATGGGTAAAGACCCTTGGAGATGCCGGCTATCGAGTGATCGCACTTGACAATCGCGGCCATGGCGCCAGCGACAAGCCGCATGATCCGGATGCCTATTATCCTGCTGTCATGGCTGAAGATGCGGTTGGCCTGCTCAACCATCTCGGCATCCCAGAAGCCCATGTCATGGGTTATTCGATGGGCGCTCGTATCTCCGCCTTCGTGGCGATGGCACACCCCGATCGCGTGCGCTCGCTGGTGTTCGGCGGGCTCGGCATCGGCATGGTGGATGGCGTTGGTGACTGGGATCCGATTGCAGATGCGCTTCGCGCCCCGTCTCTCGATATCGTCACCCATGAGCGTGGGCGGATGTTCCGCGCCTTTGCCGAGCAGACGAAGAGCGATCGCGTAGCGCTTGCTGCCTGTATCGAGACATCGCGCGTTCTCGTTACACGCGAAGAAGCCGCCAAGATCGATGCACCGACGCTGGTTGCGGTTGGAACCAAGGACGATATTGCAGGCTCGGGCCAAGAGCTTGCCGATCTGATGCCTCACGCCCGAGCGATCGACATTCCCAACCGCGATCACATGCTTGCGGTTGGAGATCGCGTCTTCAAGGCGGCGGTATTGGAATTCTACAGCGAGGTCGACAAATCGGCGTGA
- a CDS encoding amino acid ABC transporter substrate-binding protein, producing the protein MKKALLSAAIGAAVLGAATAASAGTLQDVKAKGFVTCGVSSGIPGFSNPDDKGEWSGIDVDYCRGIASAIFGDASKAKYVPLTSKDRFPALQSGEVDVLTRNTTWTISRDTSLGFNFRTVNYYDGQGFIVKKSLNVKSALELSGAAVCVQQGTTTELNLADYFKTNNLQYNPVVFEKESDATSAYDSGRCDVYTTDQSGLYAIRLKMKNPDENVVLPEIISKEPLGPAVRQGDDQWFDLVSWVHYAMVNAEELGINSKNVDEQKASANPDVKRLLGTEEGTKIGTDLGVTNEWAYNIIKNVGNYGEVFDRNVGPGSPLKIERGLNSLWNKGGLQYAPPIR; encoded by the coding sequence ATGAAAAAGGCACTTCTGTCAGCCGCTATTGGCGCAGCAGTCTTGGGAGCTGCAACGGCTGCATCTGCCGGTACTCTTCAGGATGTTAAGGCAAAGGGTTTTGTCACCTGCGGCGTCAGCTCTGGCATTCCGGGTTTCTCGAACCCAGACGACAAGGGCGAATGGTCCGGCATCGACGTTGATTATTGCCGCGGTATCGCTTCCGCTATTTTCGGTGACGCTTCTAAGGCCAAGTACGTTCCGCTGACCTCGAAGGACCGTTTCCCGGCTCTCCAGTCTGGCGAAGTTGACGTTCTGACGCGTAACACCACTTGGACGATCAGCCGCGATACGTCTCTCGGCTTCAACTTCCGCACCGTCAACTACTACGACGGCCAGGGCTTCATCGTTAAGAAGAGCCTGAATGTGAAGTCTGCTCTCGAGCTCTCCGGTGCTGCCGTCTGCGTTCAGCAGGGCACGACGACCGAACTCAACCTTGCCGACTACTTCAAGACCAATAACCTTCAGTACAATCCGGTTGTATTCGAAAAGGAATCCGACGCGACGTCCGCTTATGACTCCGGTCGTTGCGACGTCTACACGACGGACCAGTCTGGCCTCTATGCTATCCGTCTGAAGATGAAGAACCCCGACGAAAACGTGGTTCTGCCGGAAATCATCTCCAAGGAGCCGCTCGGACCAGCCGTTCGCCAGGGTGACGACCAGTGGTTCGACCTCGTCAGCTGGGTTCACTACGCCATGGTCAATGCTGAAGAACTCGGCATCAACTCCAAGAACGTTGATGAGCAGAAGGCTTCTGCCAATCCAGACGTCAAGCGTCTTCTCGGCACAGAAGAAGGCACCAAGATCGGCACCGATCTCGGCGTCACCAACGAGTGGGCTTACAACATCATCAAGAATGTTGGCAATTACGGCGAAGTCTTCGACCGTAACGTCGGTCCTGGCTCTCCGCTCAAGATCGAGCGCGGCCTGAACTCTCTGTGGAACAAGGGCGGCCTGCAGTACGCTCCTCCGATCCGCTGA